Proteins co-encoded in one Sulfurovum xiamenensis genomic window:
- a CDS encoding tyrosine-type recombinase/integrase produces the protein MLIDNETGFPDYWSTLFSITQHRSKGDAANTIEQVLRHLIILKLFLKNYKINGIDLENRIDQGKILHLHEIEYLCDLCKLYLEDIREEVKTENQKQSLTLKSLEAFRSKDSTNCFKTVGSDTVAQRIRQIRDFLVWIANVHMARLAESDPILNILRESQSQVKTTMTSRIPSSSSGSSSEAPMGLSDESTDVLLSIINRNSPDNPWKSEFTKVRNELIILWLYTFGLRKGELLSIKISDIDFRAETVQLVRRPDDPQDPRVTQPLVKTLGRKLAIPKKIISLTENYIIEHRKLLPKSKKHEYLFVADKSGSPLSLVAVNKLFNKIKQFSPEILKNLTPHILRHSWNDRFSAKMDEKNISEEKEKKIRSQLMGWSESSNSAATYTKRHTQTKANEVILEMGNEQLNRSYKDTGDKK, from the coding sequence ATGCTGATAGACAATGAAACTGGGTTTCCTGATTACTGGAGTACTCTTTTTTCTATTACTCAACATAGATCCAAAGGTGATGCTGCCAATACCATTGAACAGGTACTGAGACATTTAATTATCCTGAAACTGTTTTTAAAGAACTACAAGATCAATGGTATAGATCTTGAGAATAGAATTGATCAAGGAAAAATACTTCACTTACATGAAATAGAATACCTTTGTGACCTCTGTAAACTTTATTTGGAGGATATCAGAGAAGAGGTAAAAACTGAAAATCAAAAACAATCTCTTACACTGAAGTCTTTAGAAGCATTTCGATCTAAAGATTCTACTAATTGTTTTAAAACAGTGGGAAGTGATACCGTTGCTCAAAGGATTAGACAGATCAGAGATTTTCTAGTTTGGATCGCTAATGTACATATGGCGCGACTAGCTGAATCAGATCCAATCCTAAACATACTGAGAGAATCTCAAAGTCAAGTCAAGACCACTATGACATCACGTATTCCAAGCTCCTCTTCAGGTTCATCCAGTGAAGCTCCAATGGGGTTATCTGATGAATCAACTGATGTGCTGCTGTCTATTATTAATCGTAACTCACCCGACAATCCCTGGAAAAGCGAATTTACAAAAGTTAGAAATGAGCTGATCATCTTATGGCTTTATACATTTGGACTCCGTAAAGGAGAACTGCTAAGTATTAAAATATCTGATATTGATTTCAGAGCTGAAACTGTTCAATTGGTACGACGACCTGATGACCCTCAAGATCCCAGAGTGACACAACCATTGGTGAAAACACTTGGACGTAAACTTGCAATACCAAAAAAAATTATTTCTTTAACAGAAAATTATATTATTGAACACAGAAAATTGCTGCCAAAGTCTAAAAAACATGAATACTTATTTGTTGCAGATAAATCTGGCTCACCACTCAGTCTAGTTGCCGTGAATAAACTTTTTAATAAGATCAAACAGTTTTCACCTGAGATACTTAAAAATTTAACACCACATATTCTTCGACACTCATGGAACGATAGATTTTCTGCTAAAATGGATGAGAAAAACATATCTGAAGAAAAAGAAAAGAAAATACGATCACAATTGATGGGATGGTCTGAAAGTTCAAACAGTGCAGCAACCTATACAAAACGTCATACGCAGACAAAAGCCAATGAAGTTATTTTGGAAATGGGCAATGAACAACTAAACAGATCTTATAAAGATACTGGAGACAAAAAATGA
- the holA gene encoding DNA polymerase III subunit delta, which yields MYQREFDQKLKQAFPKSVLFYGENDYLVDHYIDTYIKKTDAKESMLTLYHDEWDFEQAKNFLSQTSLFGGTNLVVVKHDKKIPKKELDILIELANKSEDNYFLYGYAGAPKDAKSMQAAFSEKKGGVWVRFFEPNIRDGIAMLQQKAQQIQLDIDHYALQHLMLILNNNLALCANELDKLAILGMKVTSKDIDRLVYSTAPLATEQLLIDLFNKKPITATITKLLELGEDEASLLRSTQYFVNQIFLFHAYIKLHGHVDSAAILGYKLPKQIEEQKAQLALRVKSAALLKIFEHLLESEILIKKAPGTQKEVLVYSMLIKLQGYL from the coding sequence ATGTACCAAAGAGAATTTGACCAGAAACTCAAACAGGCTTTTCCTAAATCTGTATTGTTTTATGGTGAAAATGACTACCTTGTGGACCATTACATCGATACCTATATCAAAAAAACCGATGCAAAAGAGAGTATGCTCACTCTCTACCACGACGAATGGGATTTTGAACAGGCTAAGAATTTTCTTTCCCAAACCTCTCTGTTTGGTGGTACAAATCTTGTAGTGGTCAAACACGATAAGAAAATACCCAAAAAAGAGCTCGATATACTCATAGAACTTGCCAACAAAAGTGAAGACAACTACTTTCTTTACGGTTATGCAGGTGCTCCCAAAGATGCAAAGAGTATGCAAGCGGCTTTCAGTGAGAAAAAAGGCGGAGTATGGGTACGGTTTTTCGAACCGAACATACGTGACGGTATAGCGATGCTACAACAAAAAGCACAGCAGATACAGCTTGACATCGATCACTATGCCCTCCAGCATCTGATGCTCATACTCAATAACAACCTGGCACTCTGTGCCAACGAACTGGATAAACTTGCCATACTGGGTATGAAAGTGACCAGTAAAGATATCGATAGACTTGTCTACTCGACCGCACCTCTGGCAACAGAACAACTGCTCATAGACCTTTTTAACAAAAAGCCTATCACGGCAACCATTACCAAACTGCTTGAACTGGGAGAAGATGAAGCGTCACTGCTTCGCTCCACACAATATTTTGTCAATCAGATCTTCCTCTTTCATGCCTATATCAAACTCCATGGACATGTCGATTCAGCGGCTATACTTGGATACAAACTGCCTAAACAGATAGAAGAACAAAAAGCACAGTTGGCTTTACGTGTAAAATCCGCGGCATTGCTGAAAATATTTGAACATTTACTGGAGAGTGAGATACTCATCAAAAAGGCGCCGGGTACGCAAAAAGAGGTATTGGTCTACAGTATGCTGATCAAGCTGCAGGGCTATCTGTAA
- a CDS encoding single-stranded DNA-binding protein, translating to MYNKIILAGNLTRDIEIKYTQSGSAIGNTAIATSRKFKSATGEQKEEVLFIDLTFFGRTAEIANQYLRKGSKVLVDGRLKLDQWTAQDGSKRSRHSVTVENLQMLGGKDEAAPMGDNGYSQGGPSGYDAPSHDSYSQPAPSAPKAAPQPTSNIPEIDINEDEIPF from the coding sequence ATGTACAACAAGATCATTTTAGCCGGAAACCTCACTAGAGATATTGAGATTAAATATACACAAAGTGGAAGTGCCATCGGTAATACTGCCATTGCAACTTCACGTAAATTCAAATCTGCAACTGGTGAACAAAAAGAAGAAGTTCTCTTTATCGATCTTACTTTTTTTGGAAGAACGGCTGAAATTGCAAATCAGTACTTACGTAAAGGTAGCAAAGTTTTAGTAGACGGAAGATTGAAGCTAGATCAGTGGACAGCACAAGACGGAAGCAAAAGAAGTAGACACTCAGTTACAGTAGAAAACCTTCAAATGCTAGGAGGAAAAGACGAAGCAGCACCTATGGGTGATAACGGATATAGCCAAGGTGGACCATCAGGGTATGATGCTCCATCGCATGACAGCTATAGCCAACCTGCACCGTCTGCTCCAAAAGCTGCACCGCAACCTACGTCAAACATTCCAGAAATTGACATCAATGAAGATGAAATACCGTTTTAA
- a CDS encoding site-specific integrase, producing MKATPKTKTSKHYIPISKTKNGQIFNPNDEIWIFNDISKKHIINFSVLQISQNIKYGLKRIFVWYLQNRAVQHPVNMYNRLKELIQFLFEHYNYDISIITSTHLINYRGTLDAQHEWYLGSLSGFLKKWYEMGYPGVSKDAYSYLNETKFKSNEKGRAVLTMDPYDGPFTDLELENIQSAINNSYANGNISQEDYLLIWLLMVYGSRPIQFAQMKVCDLLSGMVKDNSKEYIIRIPRVKNRKKPRSEFKERLLPPALVKVLFDYRDNIKKTFAGVLDNIEQSPLFPSEDQQRTGEFAYHKSSDTITDQVQKVIDSLNVTSERTGEKIHITPTRFRRTIGTRAAAEGHGELIIAEILDHTDTQNAGVYTQTTPEIIKRIDKAVALQIAPIAQAFAGVIFTDKSQAKRADDPSSDIIDPSIESESNSLGKCGSYGFCGLLAPLACYTCGSFQAWSDAPHEELLITLLKKREELLEITDHRIASVNDNIIFAVAQVVVECQNINARNILEVTQ from the coding sequence ATGAAGGCCACACCAAAAACCAAAACTAGTAAACACTATATACCTATATCAAAAACAAAAAATGGTCAAATATTTAACCCTAATGATGAAATATGGATTTTCAATGACATATCAAAAAAGCATATAATTAATTTTTCAGTGCTTCAAATATCTCAGAACATTAAATATGGATTAAAACGAATATTTGTATGGTACTTACAAAATCGTGCAGTTCAACACCCAGTTAATATGTATAATAGATTAAAAGAACTAATTCAATTTTTATTTGAACACTATAACTATGATATTTCTATAATAACTTCTACACATCTAATTAACTATAGAGGTACCCTAGATGCTCAACATGAATGGTATTTAGGCTCATTGTCCGGTTTTTTAAAAAAGTGGTACGAGATGGGATATCCAGGGGTATCTAAAGACGCCTATAGCTATCTCAATGAAACCAAATTTAAAAGTAATGAAAAAGGAAGAGCTGTCTTAACAATGGACCCTTATGATGGACCCTTTACGGATCTGGAGCTTGAAAATATTCAGAGTGCTATTAACAACAGTTATGCAAATGGAAATATTTCTCAAGAAGATTATCTACTCATCTGGCTATTAATGGTCTATGGCTCCAGGCCTATACAGTTTGCGCAAATGAAAGTCTGCGATCTGTTATCAGGAATGGTTAAAGATAATTCCAAAGAATACATCATCCGTATTCCTAGAGTAAAAAACAGAAAAAAGCCAAGATCAGAGTTCAAAGAACGCCTATTGCCTCCTGCTCTAGTAAAAGTACTATTCGACTATCGTGATAATATCAAAAAAACTTTTGCTGGGGTTCTTGATAATATTGAGCAATCTCCTCTTTTTCCATCAGAAGATCAGCAAAGGACTGGAGAGTTTGCATATCATAAAAGTTCTGACACGATAACTGACCAAGTTCAAAAAGTCATCGATAGTTTAAACGTAACCTCAGAAAGAACTGGGGAAAAGATCCATATCACTCCAACACGTTTTAGAAGAACAATTGGAACAAGAGCCGCAGCTGAAGGGCATGGTGAACTTATTATTGCTGAAATCCTCGATCATACGGACACTCAAAATGCTGGTGTATACACCCAAACTACTCCTGAGATTATAAAACGCATAGACAAAGCAGTTGCGCTACAAATTGCTCCAATAGCACAAGCATTTGCAGGTGTTATATTTACGGATAAATCTCAAGCTAAACGTGCAGATGATCCTTCTAGCGATATCATTGATCCAAGTATTGAAAGTGAATCTAATTCTCTGGGAAAATGTGGAAGCTATGGATTCTGCGGATTACTAGCTCCGTTGGCTTGCTACACCTGTGGCAGCTTCCAGGCATGGTCAGATGCTCCTCATGAAGAACTTTTGATAACCCTTCTGAAAAAGCGGGAAGAATTACTCGAGATAACTGACCATAGAATTGCAAGTGTAAATGATAACATTATCTTTGCAGTTGCCCAAGTGGTAGTGGAATGTCAGAACATCAATGCACGAAATATTTTGGAGGTAACCCAGTGA
- a CDS encoding helix-turn-helix domain-containing protein — MKDIETLPENYIDRLYTQIGRNVKKAREKKGLTQLQLSQAIGHKSVTIVSLAEIHKGQHFNIEHLAKIAYVLEIDICNLLSKLPNE, encoded by the coding sequence ATGAAAGATATTGAAACACTTCCAGAGAATTATATAGATAGATTGTATACACAAATTGGGAGAAATGTAAAAAAGGCTAGAGAAAAGAAAGGCTTAACGCAACTTCAATTGTCACAAGCAATCGGACATAAATCAGTGACGATTGTTTCACTTGCAGAGATCCATAAAGGTCAACACTTTAATATTGAACATCTAGCTAAAATAGCTTATGTACTAGAAATAGATATTTGTAATCTTTTATCTAAGCTGCCAAACGAATAA
- the rpsF gene encoding 30S ribosomal protein S6 → MTCYETLFVVKPTLTEEEIAAQIAKVKDVLAKEGAELVGTNDMGMRKLAYQVEKHNRGYYTVLFYKAEGATIQELERNLKINEDIIKFLTVKYTKNKEIAQFEKLVAEANKGTTETKAPEAEATEA, encoded by the coding sequence ATGACTTGTTATGAAACACTGTTTGTAGTTAAACCTACACTTACAGAAGAAGAGATTGCAGCACAAATTGCGAAAGTAAAAGATGTTCTTGCTAAAGAAGGTGCCGAGCTAGTTGGTACGAATGACATGGGTATGAGAAAACTTGCATACCAAGTAGAAAAACATAACAGAGGTTACTATACTGTTCTTTTCTATAAAGCAGAAGGTGCAACGATCCAAGAACTTGAGAGAAATCTTAAGATCAACGAAGATATCATTAAGTTTTTAACTGTGAAATATACTAAAAACAAAGAGATCGCACAGTTTGAGAAACTTGTAGCAGAAGCAAACAAAGGTACGACAGAGACAAAAGCACCTGAAGCAGAAGCGACAGAAGCATAA
- a CDS encoding FAD-dependent oxidoreductase, with translation MAMNRRDTFKLVGVAAAAAAMPSIATASEKKSTAKKTSGKSVVIVGGGFGGLTIAKALRKKDKNIEVTVIEKNNIFMACPFSNTLLGGLDGVSLDTFVGDYFQPAGKYGYDFVHATVTSIDRKAKTVTTTAGDIAYDILVLSPGIAYDYEKQFPTWSSEKIAEVSQACPAALMPGNEHIALKRQLENMDDGNVIIIPPATGKYRCPPAPYERIAMVANYLKKEGIEGKVIALDTRNGKFAKGAAFQESWKDIFPDIIEYHGLTEVVDIDTEKKVVTYKVFEDEADDEGVLKTEKYEVCNLIPINKCSPVVAMAGIEVDGAGYAMMDGYSFRSKTDSNIYVIGDAVTHAIPPSGQTAIWAAHRAAGQITDQLNAKANDPKAGLPAKAANVCYSMVSGKPEEAIMVTHTFTADPSGKLVGKGNVPKPKDGGGKFRSKGTAKATREWFGGVMRELFS, from the coding sequence ATGGCAATGAATAGGAGAGACACATTTAAACTTGTCGGTGTTGCTGCAGCAGCTGCAGCAATGCCGAGTATTGCGACAGCTAGCGAGAAAAAATCAACCGCAAAGAAGACAAGTGGCAAATCAGTTGTAATTGTAGGTGGTGGTTTTGGTGGGTTGACCATAGCTAAAGCACTTAGAAAAAAAGATAAAAACATTGAAGTAACCGTGATCGAGAAAAACAATATCTTCATGGCTTGTCCTTTTTCCAACACACTGCTTGGCGGTCTTGATGGTGTCAGTTTAGACACGTTTGTAGGTGACTATTTCCAGCCGGCTGGAAAGTATGGTTATGATTTTGTACATGCGACAGTGACGTCTATCGATAGAAAAGCTAAGACGGTGACAACCACTGCGGGAGATATCGCTTATGATATTCTTGTCCTTTCTCCTGGTATCGCTTATGATTATGAAAAACAATTCCCTACTTGGTCTTCCGAAAAGATCGCAGAAGTTTCACAAGCTTGTCCCGCTGCATTGATGCCAGGAAATGAACACATTGCGCTGAAACGGCAACTTGAGAATATGGATGACGGTAACGTGATCATCATACCACCAGCAACAGGAAAGTATAGATGTCCTCCTGCACCGTATGAGAGAATAGCTATGGTAGCGAATTATCTCAAGAAGGAAGGTATCGAAGGGAAAGTGATCGCACTGGATACAAGAAACGGTAAATTTGCTAAAGGGGCAGCGTTTCAAGAGTCTTGGAAAGATATCTTCCCGGATATCATTGAGTATCACGGTTTGACCGAGGTCGTGGATATCGATACGGAGAAAAAAGTCGTTACCTATAAAGTGTTTGAAGATGAAGCGGATGATGAAGGTGTATTGAAGACAGAGAAGTATGAAGTGTGTAACCTTATACCTATCAACAAGTGTTCGCCTGTTGTGGCTATGGCCGGTATTGAAGTCGATGGTGCAGGGTATGCAATGATGGACGGGTATAGCTTCAGATCCAAGACAGATTCAAATATTTATGTGATCGGGGATGCGGTGACACATGCCATACCACCAAGTGGACAGACAGCTATATGGGCAGCACACAGAGCAGCAGGACAGATCACTGATCAATTGAACGCCAAAGCAAATGATCCTAAAGCAGGTCTTCCGGCTAAAGCGGCAAATGTATGTTATTCTATGGTAAGTGGAAAACCAGAAGAGGCGATCATGGTGACACATACCTTTACAGCAGATCCAAGCGGTAAGCTGGTAGGTAAAGGCAATGTGCCTAAGCCAAAAGACGGTGGCGGTAAGTTCAGATCCAAAGGTACGGCAAAAGCGACTAGAGAGTGGTTTGGTGGAGTAATGAGAGAACTCTTCTCTTAA
- a CDS encoding Rieske 2Fe-2S domain-containing protein codes for MERRNFLRLSATSAMAVAIAPSLITQRLYAEDGSLFQPFEKVQLKDAEGNPIKASALAVEENYVFNYPYVGTPAIMVNLTSPAEKDIELTAEDGTKYIYRGGVGAKGTIVAYSAICPHQLTHPQPEMSMFHYIDEKGTTKAYSGGAFVCMSHLSRFEPKQGGKVVGGPATQGLASIILEVDAEDNIWAVAVLGPVKFQDYFDAFKDEFKKFYGNRRKAKKLTKEETKVQTLKNFSADIIRL; via the coding sequence ATGGAAAGAAGAAATTTTTTACGGTTATCCGCTACATCAGCCATGGCAGTAGCTATTGCTCCATCATTGATCACTCAAAGACTTTATGCCGAAGATGGAAGTTTGTTTCAACCTTTTGAGAAGGTACAACTGAAAGACGCTGAAGGAAATCCTATCAAAGCTTCTGCGTTAGCTGTTGAGGAAAATTATGTATTCAATTACCCGTATGTAGGTACACCGGCTATCATGGTCAATCTTACTTCACCGGCAGAAAAGGATATTGAACTTACAGCTGAAGATGGTACAAAATATATCTATAGGGGAGGCGTAGGTGCAAAGGGTACGATCGTTGCCTATTCTGCTATCTGTCCACATCAGCTCACACACCCTCAGCCTGAGATGAGTATGTTCCATTATATAGATGAAAAAGGTACAACAAAAGCTTACAGTGGTGGCGCATTTGTATGTATGTCCCATCTGTCAAGATTTGAACCTAAACAAGGCGGGAAAGTAGTAGGCGGACCGGCTACTCAAGGTTTGGCTTCTATTATTTTAGAAGTGGATGCAGAAGATAACATCTGGGCAGTTGCCGTATTGGGTCCGGTGAAGTTCCAGGATTACTTTGATGCCTTTAAAGATGAGTTTAAAAAGTTCTATGGGAACAGAAGAAAAGCTAAAAAACTTACGAAAGAAGAGACAAAAGTACAGACACTTAAAAATTTTTCTGCTGATATCATTCGACTATAA
- a CDS encoding VacB/RNase II family 3'-5' exoribonuclease has product MSPFAIQLINGCLISDIEQEDQNSFQALQQLGAIEEVDGLWKLKSIYRVGRLYIGKDGKGYVEAEFKEQRDLLIEPDDLRGAKHGDVVVAKRVIARRGRASGKVQLVIEKAHLFTIAYTHRDESNNFLILDIRTGLPTHAVMEGMDLKAFKLGMVLKVDIDTDKVLEVMGTLDDPMVDEKISLALYEREDEFPPACVTDALEVEVEVTKAEHSDRVDLTHLDFCTIDPVTAKDFDDAIYFDMEEYTLYVAIADVSHYVPFFTHIDKEAKKRGFTTYLPHKSFPMLPRELSENICSLKPKVDRLAFVSKIALDRTTLKPIKEEFFEAIIHSKHRFNYDNIDAILENGTEGVTDTVAQILTWLLPLQKITVKLRNERLKHGFDFRSEETKLTIDASHLLVSTEIETGTPSHSLIEECMLLANQAAAKRFTGEGDSIFRIHEPPQLAKMEALLTELAAIGLYVEEYEDAPSLIRAIQKEAAKMNLSSEVDAMVIKALRRASYSAQNVGHFGLGFSHYSHFTSPIRRYADLILHRLIKTQLRDQPEEASYLLRNIEPLCARVSELERDATKAEWDFRDRKFARWAATHLGETFEAEIVEVEESAKAVLLGEIKGVTVHLKGDNVMLFDRVRVRINEVNIPQAIIMVEFVEKLSKDAMELA; this is encoded by the coding sequence ATGTCCCCATTTGCCATACAACTTATCAACGGGTGTCTCATTTCAGACATCGAACAAGAAGACCAGAACAGTTTTCAGGCACTACAGCAATTGGGTGCCATTGAAGAAGTAGACGGGCTTTGGAAACTTAAATCCATCTATCGTGTCGGTAGACTCTACATAGGTAAAGATGGCAAAGGGTATGTGGAAGCAGAGTTCAAAGAGCAAAGAGACCTGCTGATTGAACCCGATGATCTTCGGGGCGCAAAGCATGGAGATGTGGTCGTTGCCAAACGGGTCATCGCCAGACGTGGACGTGCCAGTGGCAAAGTACAGCTTGTCATAGAAAAAGCCCATCTCTTTACGATCGCTTATACACACAGGGATGAATCAAATAATTTTCTTATTCTAGACATCCGTACAGGATTACCAACCCATGCTGTCATGGAAGGTATGGACCTTAAGGCATTCAAACTAGGTATGGTACTCAAAGTAGATATTGATACAGATAAAGTACTTGAAGTGATGGGAACCCTCGATGACCCTATGGTCGATGAGAAGATCTCACTGGCCCTTTATGAGCGTGAAGATGAATTCCCGCCAGCGTGTGTCACTGATGCACTGGAGGTTGAAGTAGAAGTCACCAAAGCAGAACATTCTGACCGTGTGGATCTTACACATCTTGATTTCTGTACGATCGACCCCGTGACCGCAAAAGATTTTGATGATGCTATCTATTTTGATATGGAAGAGTATACCCTTTATGTAGCGATCGCTGATGTCAGTCACTATGTGCCTTTCTTTACCCATATAGACAAAGAGGCCAAAAAAAGAGGTTTCACCACCTACCTGCCGCACAAATCTTTTCCTATGCTCCCCCGTGAGCTCAGTGAGAACATCTGTTCACTCAAACCTAAAGTAGACAGGCTTGCCTTCGTATCGAAGATAGCTTTGGACAGGACTACCCTAAAACCGATCAAAGAAGAGTTCTTTGAAGCGATCATCCACTCAAAGCACCGTTTTAACTATGACAATATCGATGCTATATTGGAAAATGGAACAGAAGGAGTTACCGATACCGTAGCCCAGATCCTCACATGGCTGCTTCCTTTACAGAAAATCACCGTCAAATTGCGTAATGAAAGGCTCAAGCACGGCTTTGATTTTAGGTCTGAAGAGACCAAGCTCACGATCGATGCTTCACATTTGCTGGTCAGTACAGAGATAGAAACAGGTACACCGTCACATTCGCTCATAGAAGAATGTATGCTTTTAGCCAACCAGGCTGCAGCGAAACGTTTTACAGGTGAAGGTGACAGTATCTTCCGTATCCATGAACCACCGCAGCTTGCCAAGATGGAAGCGTTACTGACTGAACTTGCGGCCATTGGTCTTTATGTGGAAGAGTATGAAGATGCACCTTCTCTTATACGTGCCATACAAAAAGAAGCAGCAAAAATGAATCTTTCCTCCGAAGTGGATGCTATGGTCATTAAAGCGTTACGGCGTGCAAGCTACTCGGCACAAAATGTGGGGCACTTTGGACTGGGATTCAGTCACTACAGCCACTTTACCTCACCCATACGTAGATATGCCGACCTGATACTGCATCGTCTTATCAAGACACAACTGCGTGATCAACCCGAAGAGGCAAGTTATCTGCTAAGAAATATCGAACCGCTCTGTGCAAGGGTCAGTGAACTTGAGAGAGATGCAACCAAAGCAGAATGGGACTTTAGAGACCGTAAATTCGCACGTTGGGCAGCCACACACTTGGGTGAGACTTTCGAAGCGGAGATCGTCGAAGTTGAAGAGAGTGCCAAAGCCGTACTCTTAGGCGAGATCAAAGGTGTTACGGTGCATCTTAAAGGGGACAATGTGATGCTTTTTGACAGAGTCAGGGTCAGGATCAATGAAGTCAATATCCCTCAAGCCATCATCATGGTTGAATTCGTTGAAAAATTGAGTAAAGATGCCATGGAGTTAGCCTAA